The proteins below come from a single Agrobacterium vitis genomic window:
- a CDS encoding glutathione S-transferase family protein, which produces MTNLTLYIANKNYSSWSFRPWIALTAAGIDFKEVLIRFDFPAGNPGIKAISPTGQVPVLVHGDVKVWESLAIIEYAAELFPNGGIWPSAQSDRAVARAISLEMLAGFRALRNACPMNFRRPPQALAFSPETQAAVMADVSRIETIWREQLARSGGPFLFGAFSAADAMYAPVVNRFSAYQLTSDPVSLAYMDRMQAHPAWIKWRDAALAEPWIVPEDEA; this is translated from the coding sequence ATGACGAACCTAACCCTTTATATTGCCAATAAGAATTATTCCTCATGGTCATTCCGGCCCTGGATCGCTCTAACCGCAGCCGGGATCGACTTCAAAGAGGTGCTGATCCGCTTCGACTTTCCAGCCGGCAATCCCGGCATCAAGGCCATATCGCCGACCGGCCAGGTGCCAGTCCTCGTGCATGGGGATGTGAAGGTCTGGGAATCGCTGGCCATTATTGAATATGCCGCCGAGCTTTTCCCCAATGGCGGTATCTGGCCATCGGCGCAGTCGGACCGGGCTGTTGCTCGAGCAATTTCGCTCGAAATGCTGGCTGGCTTCCGGGCCTTGCGCAATGCCTGCCCGATGAATTTCCGTCGCCCGCCACAGGCGCTTGCCTTCAGCCCTGAGACACAGGCAGCCGTGATGGCGGATGTCTCCCGCATCGAAACCATCTGGCGCGAGCAATTGGCCCGTTCCGGCGGTCCTTTCCTGTTTGGTGCCTTCAGCGCTGCGGATGCCATGTATGCACCTGTGGTCAACCGTTTTTCAGCCTATCAACTGACCTCTGATCCGGTTAGTCTTGCCTATATGGATCGCATGCAGGCCCATCCCGCCTGGATCAAGTGGCGC